In the Clostridium gelidum genome, GAGTTATATTAACACCTGTTCTTGATGGTACATTATATAAAATAATAGGAACATTAACTCTATCTGCAATATAATTATAATGTTTAATTAAACCACTTTGAGTAACTTTATTATAATATGGTGTAACTAATAAAAGTCCATTAACTCCAACACTTTCAGCATATTTAGAAAGCTCTAGTGCATACATGGTATCATTAGAACCAGTACCTGCAATAACTGGTACTCTTTTATTCACATACTCAACTGTAAATCTAATAGCCTCTTTGTGTTCTTCATCACTCATAGTAGAAGATTCCCCTGTTGTTCCTGCAATTACAATTGCATCAGTTCCTTTTTCTATATTAAAATCAATTAATTTTTTTAATTCTGAAAAATTCACTCCATCTTCTGTAAAAGGTGTAACAATAGCAACTGCTGCACCAGTAAAAATAACATCCTTCATAAAATTTGCCCCCTTGAATATTTTCTCCGATAGCTAGCATCCGTAACACTCCCACTTTTATAGGAAACTCATCTTCCTAACGTCAGATGAGTAAGCGATTCACACTAAATCATAGATTTAGGTTCTCTGCTTAACTGGGAGTTAACGGCTGCACGCTCCTGGATAAGTTCAACTAAGATTCAGATGGGGATCAAACCCCACCTGAATCAAGTTTCACTTGATATATAAATTATAACACAGTAAAGTTATACTATAAACTCAGAATATATTTTAAATTAATAAAAATTTATTTAATAATTAACTAATTTGGGTATATTATTTATAAAGAACTTGCTTAACTACAAAGATGTATTATAATAAACCTATTACATATTTATAGTTAATTATTTTACAAACGATTGGAGTGTATTTCATGTTTTTTGAACATATGGTTAATATATTTATAAAAAATAATTCTAATGTTAAGGATGATAGAGTTAGAAATTCTTATGGTGTATTTGGTGGAATTGTTGGAATTTTAGTAAATGCACTTTTATTTATTATAAAACTTTCTGTGGGGCTTCTTGTTTCAAGTATAGCTATTATGGCAGATGCCTTTAATAACCTTTCTGATGCAGCATCTTCTTTAATAACTATTTTAGGCTTTAAACTTTCAAGTAAACCAGCAGATAGGGAACATCCCTTTGGTCATGGAAGAATTGAATATCTTTCAGCCTTAATCGTTGCTTTCATGGTAATGTTAGTTGGTGTACAATTTATTAAATCTTCTTTCGAAAGAATAATTAATCCAACTCCTGTTACTTTTGAATTAGTTCCATTTATATTAATTTTCATATCCATATTTCTTAAAGTATGGCTTTCAAGATTTAATAAATTTGTTGGTGAAAAAATTAATTCTACTGCTTTAAAAGCTTCTTCAGTAGATGCTTTAGGTGATGTATTTACTTCAACTTGTGTTGCTATTTCATTTTTAGCTGCAAACTTTACAACCTTCCCTATAGATGGATATATCGGAATGGTTGTTGCATTATTTATAGTTTATTCTGGCTTCAGTTTAGTTAAAGATACTATAAGTCCCCTGCTCGGTGAAGCTCCAGATCCTGAACTTGTTAATTCCATTAAAGAAATGGTTTTATCTTATGAGAATATATCAGGAGCTCATGACTTAATAATTCATAATTATGGTCCAGGTAAATGTATGGCTTCAATTCATGCTGAAATCCCAAGTAATATCAGCGTTGTTGCTATTCATGAAATAATTGATAAAGCTGAGAGAGAGATTTCTGCAGCTCTTAGAATCTACTTAGTAATACATATTGATCCTATTTGTATTATTGAAGGAGAAGTCAAAGATGCTTATGAGGAAATTTTATCTTTAATTTCAGAATATGACTATATTGAATCCATACATGATTTTAGGGTTGTTGGTGAAGGTGACGTTAAAAATTTAATTTTTGACATAGTTGTTGATTCATTAAAACAATCTCCTATAACAGACTCTGAATTGATTGATAAGTTTTGTGAAAGTGTGCGAAAATCTCATTCAAATTACAACTGCATAATTACTGTAGATAAAAACTTTATATAGATACTCCTGAAATATTGATTGCAGCTATAACTTCTTAATTACTTTTATTGTTAACTGAATAAATTTGTGTTATTCTTTTAATAGTAATTACCAATTTTAAGGGGGAACATCTATATGAAATGCCCACATTGTCAAGAAGAATTAGGCCTTAATGATATATGCATAAATCCTGCATGTTCTTATTTTGGTACTAAAATTGAGTTTTCTGAAAAATCTCATTTAAATAGTACTGAAAATAATTTAGATAATAAAAATAGTTACAATACTGAACCTAATTCCTATACTTCCAATACTAATTTAAATAATAATAATAAGTTTAATAATAATCCTAAATTCAATAATAGTAATAATAATCCTAATCAAAATTATGATAATATAAACAATCCTAATAATTTTCAAAGTTTAAACAAAGATAATTATACATCTGATAATATATCCAAAGAAGAATTTGTTGCTTTCATTGGCAGTAATAATGCTAATTATTATCTTGATTATATTGACAAAATGAAGAAAAACACTAATTTTATATCTTGGAACTGGCCTTGCTTTTTTCTGGGTACTTATTGGTTGTTATACAGAAAACTTTATGCTGCCGCAGCTATTTTCTTTGTTGTCACTATTGGTACATCTCTATTAATACCTGGAGTTTTATCATTGTTACTACGCATTTTATTAGCTATGTTTGCAAATGCCATTTATCTCAATCATTCTGTTCGTCAAATCAAGACTGTTAAAACAATTATTGCAAATTTAAGTGCAACTCAATATATTAATAGATTACACAAAAAAGGTGGTGTTAATTTAGCTGCACCATTCATTCTAATAGCTATATATATATTAATATTTATAATTATTTTTGCAGTTTATTTATCTAGAACTGGTATTGTTCCTCATAATTTCTCATCACCATCTTATAGTTATTAGGCACAATCGAAAAAATAACAATTCCATTTGCCCTAAATAAATTAACTACTAATATTTATTTCCATAGTGAGTGTTTTAAATAAATGTTGTTAATATATTTAAAATTCGTATGATATAGCAAGTATTAAAAATAAATCAGTATATATTACAAAGAAAAATGTTGTTATGGGTGTCCAAACTCATAACAACATTTTTTTAACACTATAAATCAGTTAACGGTTAACTCTTATATATATATATACCCACAATGCAAGTTTTAATTATATATGCCATCAAACCCCATATTCACCATACTTAGTCATATAAGCAAACAGAGAAATTGGATACATGTTTGTGCAAGCGGCATTAGAAAATAAGCTGTTGAAGCCACTTAATGGTTGGTTGTTCCATTTTTGCTTGTCCTGAGCTTGCCTCAGGAGCAAGCATAAATGGATGCAACCTGCCATTTAGTGGACTTCCAGCGAAATTTTCTTAGTCCGCTGGAACATTGTGACCCTTGTGGTTATAAACGTGTATTCAATTTCGGCGAGTTATACGCATAAGTATAGTTTTCAAAGTACTTTAGATAAAAAATCTATTGTACGTGGATTTTTAGGATTTTTGAATACTTCTTCTGGAGTTCCTGATTCTACTATTTTCCCGCCATCCATAAATAATATTCTATCTCCAACTTCTCTTGCAAAGCCCATTTCATGTGTAACAACTACCATTGTCATTCCTTCTTTTGCAAGAGCTTTCATAACAGTTAAAACTTCTCCAACCATTTCAGGATCTAAAGCTGATGTTGGCTCATCAAATAGCATAACATCTGGTTGCATAGCTAAAGCTCTAGCTATTGCAATTCTTTGCTTTTGTCCACCTGATAATGAAGCCGGATATGCATCTATTTTCTCAACTAGTCCTACCTTTTCCAATAAGGTAATTGCCCTTTTCTTAGCATCTTCTTTTGAAATTTTCTTCACTTTTATAGGTGCTAAGCATATATTTTCACATACAGTCTTATGAGGGAATAAATTAAATTGTTGAAAAACCATACCCATTTTTTCTCTCATTGTATCTATATTAGTTGATTTTGATGTTATATCCTTATCTTCAAAAGTAATTTGACCGGAGGTAGGAATTTCTAATAAGTTAAGGCATCTTAAAAATGTACTTTTTCCTGAACCAGATGGTCCAATTACAACAACAACTTCACCTTTACTAATATGCTCATCTATACCTTTTAAAACCTGGTTTTTTCCGAAGCTCTTATGTAAATCCTTAACGTATATCACTTGCCTTCATCCTCCTCTCTACATATCCTAATATTCTTGTCATTGTGAAAGTTATTATAAAGTAAATTACCGCTGCTACTATAATTGGTTCTAATCCCAAAGCTGTATTACCTCTTACAACTCCTGCATTGTACATAAGCTCTGCAACTCCAATAACAGAAACTTGTGAAGATTCTTTAATTACTGAAATAAATTCATTTCCAAGAGCCGGTAAAATATTTTTAAAGGCTTGAGGTATCACAATATAAAACATTGCTAATTTCTGATTCATCCCTAAACTTCTTGCTGCTTCCATTTGTCCCTTATCTACAGCATCAATTCCTGCTCTCATTATTTCTGATACATATGCTGCTGAATTCAATGCTAAAGCAATTACACCTACAAGTACGTCTTCCATAGGTATTCCCATAACTTTAGGCAATCCATTTAATTTGGGAAATCCAATATAAATTATATAGATTTGAACTAGAAGTGGTGTACCTCTTACAAATTCTACATAAGCTGTTGCTATAAAACTTATAGGTTTGAAATTTATAGAACTTATAGGTTTAAAATTCGAGCGTCTTAAAAGTGTTAATACAAGTCCCAAAATTGTTCCAAATAGCACTGCAAAAAATGCTAATATAATAGTTATCTCTGTTCCCTTTAAAAAATATCCAGAGTATTTGTCTATAAATGAAAAATTCAATTTTTTCCCTCCCAATTGTTAATTATCAATGTTCAATTGATGGTTATTAAGCTCCAAGTCATACCGACTTGTTAATTTTTTGATTATTATAAGTGTAGTCTACTTATAATAATCAAATCTACATTTAATTATTATAAGTTATTAGTTGTTAATTATCAATTGTAATAATTAACACTTGATAAAATTGCTTTAAATAAACATACAGTATCACAAGCTTAATTTCTTAATAAGGCACATGAAAATAAATAACAAGTCCAAAGTTGCCATGAATATTTTTCATCAGGCAAGGAGGCAAAGTGCCCTCATAGCGGGCCTATTAGGTCAATTTACCGACGCAGTATGATGGAAAATAAGCTGGTAAATGGACTTGTTATTTTTTTGATTGTGCCTAAGTGTTACCTTCTCATCTAATTATATATTTCTAATCATTTAAATAATCTATAGCTGTCTGTAAAAACAAAGTAACTCCTCTATATAATACTGAATCATCCATCATATATTTTGAATTATGTAATGGATATACTATTCCATCTTCAAAAGTAGCAGGATTATATAGCTTAAAATAACAGCCTTTAACCCTTTCAAAGAAAAATCCTACATCCTCTGCTCCCATCATGCACTCTTTTGCAATATGAATTTCATCTTCTTGTACTATTTTTTTTGCTGATTTTATAAACATATCTACCATATCAGTATCATTAACAACGCCAGAACAACCACCATCGAAATTTAATTCAAAATTTGCTCTCATTATTTTAATTAAGCCTGATACAATTTCTTCTATTCTTTTTAATACAAATTTTCTTGTTTCAATATCTGTATTTCTTACAGTTCCTTTTATCTCTACCACATCAGGAATAATATTATTAGAATTTCTTCCACCTTGGATACCACTAAAACTTATTACTGTAGGTACTGTTTGTTTTATTTCCCTAGTTAAAATATACTGAATATTATTAATAACTAGAGTTGCAATGGAAATTGGATCTATACATAAATCTGGGGTAGATGCATGGCCACCCTTTCCAATTATTTTTATATTAATTGGATCTTCAAATGCAGATACACTTCCATACTTAACTATTATATCTCCATTTTTACAATTTTCCGAGTCATTATCAACATGTAATGCTATCATTGCATCTACCTTAGGATTTTCTAACACTCCATCTTCAATCATTGCTAATGCACCACCAGGGGCACATTCTTCTGAAGGTTGGAATATTAATTTAACTTTTCCATTTAATTTTTCTTCGTTTCTTTTAAGAATTTTAGCTACACCAAGTAATATTGCTGTATGTGCATCATGACCACAAGCATGCATATTACCATTTTCAGATTTAAAATCTAAATTTGTTTCTTCTTTAATTTCTAAAGCATCCATATCTGCCCTTATAGCAATTGTTTTTCCTTCTTTCTTTCCTAAAACAGCACATATTCCAGAATGCTTATCATATGTAGTATATTCAAGACCCATTTCATCCAATCTAGCTCTTACATATTCATATGTCTTAGGTAAAATCATTCCTATTTCTGGCATCTTATGAAGCTCTCTTCTCCATTTTATTAATTCATTATTGATATCTAAAACTTCGCTTCTTATATTCATTTTATAATTATGCCTCCAAACTCAAAGGTTGTATGTATTGAAATTCTTCACTTTTGTCCATCTAATAATGACACAGGATATGCATCTATTTTATCTATATTAGTTACTTTTGATGTTATATCCTTACCTTCAAAATGTAATTTAATTATTTGTATATGGTATTGTAATAAGTTAAAGGCATCACAATCTTAATATTTTATAAGAAGTGTTGCCTCAACTTTTAATTATATATATATGTTATACAAATTTTTCATTAAAATCACAATGAATATTCTAATATGACATATATTATTCTGCTAGTGCTAATTTATTTGCCTCTACGAAGAATTGTTGCACTTTGTTTTCATCTTTTAATTTCTTTAATGTCTTATTAATTTCTGTTGTTAACTCATTTGAACCTTTTTTCATTGCTATTGCACATCCACCATCTGGATCTTTAACTTCTAAGCTACTTGCTGCAATACCTGTATTCTTTTGAACAGTTAAATCTGCAACTGTTGATTCAACTAAAACTGCATCTATTTTATTGTTCTTTAGATCTAATACTAAATCAGGAACTTTATCTAAAGACTTAATTTTATCTGCCTCAAAATTACCCTTTGCAATACCTTCTTGAATTGATCCCTTTTGAACTCCAATTTTCTTTCCTTTTAAATCTTCAATTTTAGCAATTCCTGCTTCTTCTCCAGATCTAAGCATAAATCTATGTGTTGCAATGAAGTATATATCTGAGAAATCTGCATTTTGTTTTCTTTCATCAGTTGGAGTCATACCTGCAAATATCATATCAACTTTATCTGCTTGAAGCGCTACAAGCAAACCATCAAAAGCCATATCCTTTACTTCAAGTTCTACCCCTAAGTCTTTTGCAAATTGTTTTGCAATTTCAATGTCAAATCCAACTATTTTATCTTTTCCATCTACTTGTGTGTGGAATTCATATGGTGCATAATCTGCACTTGTTCCAACAACAAGCTTTCCTTTTGATTTTATTGCTTCTATTGCTGTAGCTGTAGTCTTAGCTGTAGTATCTTCCTTTTTTTCAGTATTTCCACTTCCACATCCAACCATGCTTATAGCAATAGTTGCTACTGCTGCTACTGCAACTAATTTTTTTATTATTCCATTTTTCATTATTACTACCTCCTAAAATTTATATCTTCCCTAAATTTTGTTCTAAATCAAAACTCTATAGTTTTTCTTTTCAATAGCATAATTATACACATTTCTTAATATTTATTCAATAGCAATATGCTAAATTTTTAACTTTTATTATGTAGAATTATAATTATAGTAATCTTTCCTAATGATAGTATATATATTTATCTATCTTTTATGTATACTGTCCGATTTTATTTAGATTGATTTACTTATGATTTGAATATATATATCATTAAATATTCTACATTCTAATACATAAATTCCCAAATATAATTTATGACAAATTGAACATTAATACCATTAAGTATGTTTATCTATATACATACTCAAATACTAATTGGAATTTATAGTAGTGAATATTCACTATACTTAGGCGTATAAACAAACAGAGAAATTGGATACATGTTTGTGAAAGCGGCATTAGAAAATAAGCTGATGAAGACATTTAATGGCAGGTTGTTCCATTTTAGTTTGTCCCAATTTTACATTGGGAGCAAACTAAAATGGATGCAACCTGCCATTTAGTGTCTTCCAGCGAAATTTTCTTAGTCCGCTGGAATAAACATGTATTCAATTTCGGTGGTTATCCGCATAAATGTAGTTTTCACCTTAAGGTTATATTAAATCTTTAATTATAGATAATCTATGCAATGCTCTAGTACACATTATATACTTAACTAAAGGCTGAATCTCTCCATTTTCCACTACTATTACACCATCAAATTCTAGACCTTTCGCTAAATAAGCTGGTATAAGTACCTTTCCGCCCTTATAAAGAATATCTTCATTATCTAGATTTTGTATATTAATTCTTTCTTTAATAAGATGGGCAAATTTGTTTAATTCCTTCTTACCTTTAAATATTACTGCAATATTTTCATATCCATCTTCTTCATAATCCTCAATTATTGATATAAGAGTATTTACAAAGTCCTCCTCACTTGAAGTTTCCTCCTGAATAACAGGCTCTCCACTTCTAACTAACGGAATTATTTTTTCTTCATTTAAGAATTGATTTGCATATTCCATTATTTCTTGAGTTGATCTATAGCTCTTATTTAATTCATATTTCTTAATTTCAATATTAGAATCCTTAAAGACTTCATCTAAATGAAGCATTGCAGGTTCTTTACTAGTTGTGATTAATCTTTGATTAGAATCTCCAACTATTGTATAACTTTTGCATCCTGTTATTTCCTTAATGATTTCAAATTGTATAAAACTATAATCTTGTGCTTCATCAATTACAATGTGTTTTATTTCGTCCTTTACCTTTATTCCTTGTAATTTCACCATAAAATAAAGCATTCCTGCTAAATCCATATATCCTAAATTATTTGCTTCTTCTTTTAAAACTTCATTATTGTCATTTAAAATTGTCCTCAAAATGATGTTATCTACATTATCCAACGTATCTTCTTTAATTCCTTTTGAATTAACCATTTTCTTATAAATATCTATCATTGGCTCAATTTTAATCCAAGCATCTAATTCATTACGGCAAATTATAACCTCTCTTATAATTTCTCTTATTTTAATTCTTTTCATGTATTCTATATTACTTTTTTCCATTTCTAATTCATCTTTTGATAAATTATCTGTCTTTTCCTTAATCTCAGCATTTAATTTATAAACTTCTTCATCTCTTTTATCCTTAATCTTAACTATTAGTATTCTTTTTATCTTTTCACTTCTTCTAAACAAAGGCATATCTTTATAATGAACAGTGAATAATTCTTCTATTTCTTTAGTTGAAACAATTTCTGTGTTTTTAAATTTAATTGCTTGTATTTCAAAATATTCTTTATCTAATGCTTGTATGCTTGAATTTAATAACTCCAAAAATTCCTTAGAACTTTTATACTTATATTCTTCTAATGCAGTTTCATTTCCATTCATAGCATCTTCAATATAACTTCCAAAAGTCTTTACTTTTATATTTTCTAAGCCAAGTTCCTTCTTTGCAAAATTCTCAAAAGTACTTTGTTTTATATTACCCTCACCAAGAGTGGGCAGTACTTGAGCTATATAATCCATGAAAATATCATTAGGTCCAAAAATTAATACCTTATCTCCAAATTGTTTTCTAAAGTTATAAAGCAAATAAGAAATTCTATGAAGTGCAATAGTTGTCTTACCTGAACCTGCAACACCATTTACAACAACTACTTTATTTCTATCTTCTCTAATAATTTCATCTTGTTCCCTTTGAATAGTCATCACTATATCTTTTAACTTATCAGATGAATTTTCAGTTAAAACCATTTGAAGTATTTCATCCTTAACATCTAATGCTGAATCAAATACACCTTTCAATTCACCTTTTTTAACTATTAGCTGTTTTCTTGATAATATATCCGCATCTATTTCCCCCATTGGCGGGTTATAACTTGCTTTTCCAAGTGCTCCTTTATAAAAAAGGGCTGCAATTGGAGCTCTCCAATCAACAATCAAAGGTTCATAACTGTCCTCTAAAGTTAATCCGTATCTGCCTACATACATATCTTCTGGAACATCCTCATTTTCCTTAAAAGTAACCTTTCCAAAGTAAGGTGCTTCCTTAAGTTTTGTATATTCCATAAGCCTTTTATCTATTGTCCTATATGATTCTTCTTGAACATAGTTTTCATGATCAAAGTAATCTATAACTTGATCGTCATCATCTTTATATTCTTCAATATATTTCTTTCTAGAGTCAAGAATGTATTTTGTAACACCTTTTCTTTTCTCTACATAATTCAAAATTTCCTTATTTAATATATCTAAAATTTCATTTAATTTATTTTCTTCTCTTAAGAAATCTACTTGTTTATCCAAAATTCCAACCCCTTTATTCAATTTACAATTAACAGTTTACAATTAACAATTGTGGATGAAACTCTTTTGGAGTTTCTAATAAATTATTAAAAGCCAATTGGGCTTTGTTCCTTAACTGTTAATTGTTAACTGTACATTGTCAATTGACAATGCACAATGTATGGCTAAAAACTCTAAATCAGTTTTATGTCCTCCATTGTGCATTAATATTTTTTATTTAAATTTGTAATTACTTATAGTCTCAGTTCTCATCTTAGGTACATGAAAATAAATAACAAATCCAAAACTACAATTTATAATCATCTGTAGTTTCAGCTTCACCATCAAGCCGAGGTTTAGTTTCTCCACTCGTTATGATTTCATTTTCAGCTGCATCTTCATCCGTCTTATTATTTCTAATTCCACCAATAACTCCAATTTCAAACTTTTCTTCATTCTTATTGGCGTCATCATCTATAATTGTATCTATTGAATGCTTTTTAGCTCTTCTTTCTTCTAGATCTTTTACTTGCTTATCATTTTCTAATTTTTCTTTTTCCTTTGTTTCCTTCATTTCCGGATACTTTTCATAGACAATTTCTAAGAATTCTTCGCCAAAAATACTTTCCTTTTCTAGAAGCACAGCAGATATTTTTTCCATTAATTCTCTATTATCACTTATGATTTTTCTTGCTTTTTTATGAGCTTCCCTAATTATATTCATTGCTTCTTTATCCAGAATAGTTGAAGTTTCTTCGCTACAATTCCTTACAGCCCTGCCATCTAAATATCTGTTTTGAATAGACTCTAATGCCATCATATCAAATTGTTCACTCATACCATAAACTGATACCATTTGTCTTGCAATTGCAGTTGCTCTTTCTATATCATTTGATGCTCCGGTTGTAACTATATCAAATACTTCTTCTTCAGCAGCTCTACCACCAACTAACATTGTTATTTGATTTATTAGATCTTCCTTAGAATTTAAATATTTATTTTCTTCTTCTATTTGCATAGTATAACCTAGTGCACCCCCAGTTCTGGGAACAATAGTTATTTTATGTACTGGTTCTGTATTTTTAAGCAATGCTGCAACAAGTGCATGACCAACCTCATGATATGCAACAATTTCTCTTTCTTTTGGAGAAAGAATTCTATCTTTTTTCTCTTTACCTGCAATTATAACTTCCACAGCTTCTCTCAAATCTTCTTGTAGTACTAATTTTCTTCTTTTTCTTACTGCTCTTAAAGCACCTTCATTTACAATATTAGCAAGATCAGCTCCTACAGCTCCTGGAGTACTTTTTGCTATTTCATGTAAATCAACATCATCACCTAAATGTACATTTTTTGCATGAACTTTAAGTATAGCTTCTCTACCTTTAAATTCTGGTCTATCAACAATAACTCTTCTATCAAATCTACCTGGTCTTAACAGTGCTTTATCAAGTATTTCAGGTCTATTTGTAGCTCCAAGTAAAACTACACCCTTAGATGAATCAAATCCATCCATTTCAGAAAGTAATTGATTTAAAGTTTGCTCTCTTTCATCATTACTTTGCATTTGATTATCTCTACTCTTACCAATTGCATCAATTTCATCTATAAAAATAATACATGGTGCTTTTGCAACTGCATCCTTAAATAATTCTCTAACTCTTGAAGCTCCAACTCCTACAAACATTTCAACAAAGCTTGAACCTGAAAGTGAGAAAAATGGTACTTTAGCTTCTCCAGCTACAGCCCTTGCAATAAGTGTTTTACCTGTTCCTGGAGGTCCTACTAGTAAAACTCCCTTAGGTAATTTAGCTCCTATTTCAGTATACTTAGTTGGCGCATTTAAGAAATCAATAACTTCTTTTAATGAGTCCTTAGCTTCTTCTTGCCCTGCTACATCATCAAAAGTTACTTTTATATCGCTTTCTACGTAAATCTTAGCGTTATTCTTGCCGATGCCCATGACACCGCCTCCGCCTCCGCCCATTTTAGAAAACAAGAACTTCCACATGAAAAATAGAAGTATCATAGGTAATATCCAAGTAAGTGCAAAATTCATAATTGGAGTTTGCTTAGGATTTTCACGATAAAAGTCAATGTTTGCATCCTTTAAAGCTAGAATTAAACTTTGATCATTCATATTCCCTGTATATAAAGTTTTTCCTTTATATTCTCCATTATTTTCACTAGGTGTTATAACTAAATCATCACTTGTTATAACAACTTTTGAAATTTCTTTATCACTTAGTAATTTTGAAAATTCATTGTATGTAATTCTTTGAGTTGTCGTTGAATCTTTTGCATAATTAAATGCCATTACAAATGCAAAAGCTATTAGAAAGTAAGTAATCGCCATGGTCATAGAATTTTTATTATTCTTTTTATTATTTCCATTTTTATTATTTCCATTTTTATTATTTCCATTTTTATTATTATTCTGCATCTAATCACCTTTCCTTAACATTATTTATTTTCTTTATCTTTAGTCATATTCATATGCAGTATTACTCTTCCCACATATTTTTCATACTGTCATTTATCTGCTTTTTTCTATTTAACGTAAACTTTTTGTCTATTTCAAAGTATTCACCCTTCTTAATTAAAATATCTCCTTCATTGAAATTACTCTCAATATTTTCAATACATATCTTATACATATCTCCATTTTCCTTTTCAACAATAACATAGTTTCCTTCAACTCTATCTATTATATACTTTTCCTCCATTTAATCCCCTCTTTTCATAATACACATTAATTTAAACTACCGAAGTCTTTAAATGGATAAAATTTAATTCTAGCTCTTCCTTGTATATTGGAAGCATCTATAAATGGATTAATCCATTTTCTGGCATCATATGAACGGCTTCTATTATCTCCTAAAAAGAAGAATTTATTAT is a window encoding:
- the dapA gene encoding 4-hydroxy-tetrahydrodipicolinate synthase, encoding MKDVIFTGAAVAIVTPFTEDGVNFSELKKLIDFNIEKGTDAIVIAGTTGESSTMSDEEHKEAIRFTVEYVNKRVPVIAGTGSNDTMYALELSKYAESVGVNGLLLVTPYYNKVTQSGLIKHYNYIADRVNVPIILYNVPSRTGVNITPETYLELAKHPRIVATKEASGDISAIAKIKALCGDELNIYSGNDDQIVPILSLGGKGVISVFSNIMPKEAHDICSLYFEGKVKESLDLQIKYLNIINALFIEVNPIPVKTALGLMGYNVGPLRMPLFAMETKNLEMLRTELKNNKLI
- a CDS encoding cation diffusion facilitator family transporter — protein: MFFEHMVNIFIKNNSNVKDDRVRNSYGVFGGIVGILVNALLFIIKLSVGLLVSSIAIMADAFNNLSDAASSLITILGFKLSSKPADREHPFGHGRIEYLSALIVAFMVMLVGVQFIKSSFERIINPTPVTFELVPFILIFISIFLKVWLSRFNKFVGEKINSTALKASSVDALGDVFTSTCVAISFLAANFTTFPIDGYIGMVVALFIVYSGFSLVKDTISPLLGEAPDPELVNSIKEMVLSYENISGAHDLIIHNYGPGKCMASIHAEIPSNISVVAIHEIIDKAEREISAALRIYLVIHIDPICIIEGEVKDAYEEILSLISEYDYIESIHDFRVVGEGDVKNLIFDIVVDSLKQSPITDSELIDKFCESVRKSHSNYNCIITVDKNFI
- a CDS encoding DUF2628 domain-containing protein, whose product is MKCPHCQEELGLNDICINPACSYFGTKIEFSEKSHLNSTENNLDNKNSYNTEPNSYTSNTNLNNNNKFNNNPKFNNSNNNPNQNYDNINNPNNFQSLNKDNYTSDNISKEEFVAFIGSNNANYYLDYIDKMKKNTNFISWNWPCFFLGTYWLLYRKLYAAAAIFFVVTIGTSLLIPGVLSLLLRILLAMFANAIYLNHSVRQIKTVKTIIANLSATQYINRLHKKGGVNLAAPFILIAIYILIFIIIFAVYLSRTGIVPHNFSSPSYSY
- a CDS encoding amino acid ABC transporter ATP-binding protein → MIYVKDLHKSFGKNQVLKGIDEHISKGEVVVVIGPSGSGKSTFLRCLNLLEIPTSGQITFEDKDITSKSTNIDTMREKMGMVFQQFNLFPHKTVCENICLAPIKVKKISKEDAKKRAITLLEKVGLVEKIDAYPASLSGGQKQRIAIARALAMQPDVMLFDEPTSALDPEMVGEVLTVMKALAKEGMTMVVVTHEMGFAREVGDRILFMDGGKIVESGTPEEVFKNPKNPRTIDFLSKVL
- a CDS encoding amino acid ABC transporter permease, translating into MNFSFIDKYSGYFLKGTEITIILAFFAVLFGTILGLVLTLLRRSNFKPISSINFKPISFIATAYVEFVRGTPLLVQIYIIYIGFPKLNGLPKVMGIPMEDVLVGVIALALNSAAYVSEIMRAGIDAVDKGQMEAARSLGMNQKLAMFYIVIPQAFKNILPALGNEFISVIKESSQVSVIGVAELMYNAGVVRGNTALGLEPIIVAAVIYFIITFTMTRILGYVERRMKASDIR
- a CDS encoding M20 metallopeptidase family protein, encoding MNIRSEVLDINNELIKWRRELHKMPEIGMILPKTYEYVRARLDEMGLEYTTYDKHSGICAVLGKKEGKTIAIRADMDALEIKEETNLDFKSENGNMHACGHDAHTAILLGVAKILKRNEEKLNGKVKLIFQPSEECAPGGALAMIEDGVLENPKVDAMIALHVDNDSENCKNGDIIVKYGSVSAFEDPINIKIIGKGGHASTPDLCIDPISIATLVINNIQYILTREIKQTVPTVISFSGIQGGRNSNNIIPDVVEIKGTVRNTDIETRKFVLKRIEEIVSGLIKIMRANFELNFDGGCSGVVNDTDMVDMFIKSAKKIVQEDEIHIAKECMMGAEDVGFFFERVKGCYFKLYNPATFEDGIVYPLHNSKYMMDDSVLYRGVTLFLQTAIDYLND
- a CDS encoding transporter substrate-binding domain-containing protein translates to MKNGIIKKLVAVAAVATIAISMVGCGSGNTEKKEDTTAKTTATAIEAIKSKGKLVVGTSADYAPYEFHTQVDGKDKIVGFDIEIAKQFAKDLGVELEVKDMAFDGLLVALQADKVDMIFAGMTPTDERKQNADFSDIYFIATHRFMLRSGEEAGIAKIEDLKGKKIGVQKGSIQEGIAKGNFEADKIKSLDKVPDLVLDLKNNKIDAVLVESTVADLTVQKNTGIAASSLEVKDPDGGCAIAMKKGSNELTTEINKTLKKLKDENKVQQFFVEANKLALAE